The following are encoded together in the Blautia obeum ATCC 29174 genome:
- a CDS encoding Crp/Fnr family transcriptional regulator, with the protein MGQITIRELENMDFFKEIPKDILQNLLNESKVVSYKKKEVIFHSRSRTKTVYFVYSGEVMLYNLTKHGNRKVIFILGKGQLLNQSIVSKKPNALFCEAVCPVKVIEIAEEQFLQLMEQSHALTRAVLREYERNLWRMGHQLKNTTGNMQMERKIAAKLWKLGRDFGVDTEDGVMIDIDLTITLMADLVGAPRENVSRACKVLTDRGLIRYGNKRFILTDSDGLAEFYKM; encoded by the coding sequence ATGGGACAGATAACGATCAGAGAACTGGAGAATATGGATTTTTTTAAAGAAATACCAAAGGATATTCTGCAGAATCTGCTTAATGAAAGTAAGGTTGTTTCATATAAGAAAAAGGAAGTGATTTTTCATTCACGCAGCAGAACGAAAACAGTATATTTCGTGTATTCTGGGGAAGTGATGCTTTACAATCTGACCAAGCACGGAAATAGAAAGGTGATTTTTATCCTGGGAAAAGGACAGCTTTTAAATCAGAGTATTGTAAGCAAAAAGCCAAATGCACTTTTTTGTGAGGCTGTCTGTCCAGTGAAGGTAATAGAAATTGCAGAAGAACAATTCCTTCAGCTTATGGAGCAGAGCCATGCTTTAACAAGAGCTGTTCTGAGAGAATATGAAAGAAATCTCTGGCGAATGGGTCACCAGTTAAAAAATACGACCGGAAACATGCAGATGGAGCGAAAAATAGCTGCAAAATTATGGAAGCTAGGTCGTGATTTTGGTGTGGATACGGAAGACGGGGTGATGATAGATATTGATCTTACTATTACCCTGATGGCGGACTTAGTTGGGGCACCAAGGGAAAATGTGTCTCGTGCCTGTAAAGTTCTTACGGATAGAGGTCTGATCCGTTATGGCAATAAGCGGTTTATATTGA